A genomic window from Micromonospora sp. WMMA1947 includes:
- a CDS encoding DUF4383 domain-containing protein, protein MARDVREHARPAVQKVALAAAAVFALIGVLGFIPGITTHYGELTFAGHHSEAKLLGVFQVSVLHNLVHLLFGLVGLVMARWLAGARVFLAGGGALYLVLWLYGFAIDRDTAANFVPVNDADNWLHLVLGFGMLAAGLLLNNNLGTGTRVEAPFDRP, encoded by the coding sequence ATGGCACGTGACGTGCGCGAACACGCCCGGCCTGCGGTGCAGAAGGTCGCCCTCGCGGCGGCCGCCGTCTTCGCGCTCATCGGCGTGCTCGGCTTCATTCCCGGCATCACCACGCACTACGGCGAGCTGACGTTCGCCGGGCACCACTCCGAGGCGAAGCTGCTCGGGGTGTTCCAGGTGTCGGTGCTGCACAACCTGGTGCACCTGCTGTTCGGGCTGGTCGGTCTGGTGATGGCCCGGTGGCTGGCCGGGGCGCGGGTCTTCCTGGCCGGTGGCGGCGCGCTCTACCTGGTGCTGTGGCTGTACGGCTTCGCCATCGACCGCGACACCGCTGCCAACTTCGTGCCGGTGAACGACGCCGACAACTGGCTGCACCTGGTCCTCGGTTTCGGCATGCTCGCCGCCGGCCTGCTGCTCAACAACAACCTCGGCACCGGCACTCGGGTGGAAGCCCCGTTCGACCGCCCCTGA
- a CDS encoding DUF6766 family protein — MPRWLRDNMLSVAMLGAFLVFLLLQSVFGWQVHNEELSRYGAEPLSWWAYLGTGHFAEAVFENWESEFLQMGGYVLLTAYLVQKGSAESKPEDQTDRPEDNRDHARPDSPWPVRVGGLPLVVYRNSLSIALLMIFGGAFLGHLFGGVAAYNQEQALESGAAPISAWQFLGTSDFWFQSMQNWQSEFLAVGVLILLSIVLRQHASPESKPVTAPHAQTSA, encoded by the coding sequence ATGCCACGGTGGTTGCGCGACAACATGCTCTCGGTCGCCATGCTCGGCGCGTTCCTGGTTTTCCTGCTGTTGCAGAGCGTGTTCGGCTGGCAGGTGCACAACGAGGAGCTGAGCCGGTACGGCGCCGAGCCGCTGAGCTGGTGGGCCTACCTCGGCACCGGGCACTTCGCCGAGGCGGTGTTCGAGAACTGGGAGTCGGAGTTCCTCCAGATGGGCGGGTACGTGCTGCTCACCGCGTACCTGGTGCAGAAGGGCTCGGCCGAGTCGAAGCCGGAGGACCAGACGGACCGGCCGGAGGACAACCGCGACCACGCCCGCCCCGATTCGCCGTGGCCGGTACGCGTCGGCGGGCTGCCGCTCGTGGTCTACCGCAACAGCCTCTCCATCGCGCTTCTGATGATCTTCGGGGGCGCGTTCCTGGGGCACCTGTTCGGCGGCGTGGCCGCCTACAACCAGGAGCAGGCGCTGGAGAGCGGCGCCGCCCCGATCAGCGCGTGGCAGTTCCTCGGCACCAGCGACTTCTGGTTCCAGTCGATGCAGAACTGGCAGAGCGAGTTCCTCGCCGTCGGCGTGCTGATCCTGCTCAGCATCGTGCTGCGCCAGCACGCCAGCCCGGAGTCCAAGCCGGTCACCGCGCCGCACGCGCAGACGAGCGCCTGA